One Cricetulus griseus strain 17A/GY chromosome 5, alternate assembly CriGri-PICRH-1.0, whole genome shotgun sequence genomic window carries:
- the LOC118237607 gene encoding serine protease inhibitor A3N-like, which produces MALCVAFVLLVAMFCPAVLCQPDGTLGKETKVQKDQNNGTQVDSLTLASINTDFAFSLYKELALKNPDKNIVFSPFSISFALAVLSLGASSNTLKEILRGLKFNLTETPEADIQRGFGHLLHMLSQPGDQVQISTGSSIFVEKRLPILAEFKEKARALYQAEASSTDFQQPHEAKKLINDYVSKQTHGKIKELISDLDDSALMVLVNYIYFKGKWKAPFDPDFTFESNFYLDNKRSVKVPMMNHKDLTTLCFRDEELSSYVVELKYRGNASALFILPDQGRMQQLEDSLQPETLKKWRDSLRPRRINELYLPKFSTSTDYSLEGILSQLGIREVFSTQADLSGITGDKDVRVSKVVHKAVLDVAETGTEAAAATGVLKLGSALILNPLKMHFNRPFLMIISDTNTQTLLFMAKITNPKQN; this is translated from the exons ATGgccctctgtgtagcttttgttcttttggtggCTATGTTCTGCCCTGCTGTCCTCTGCCAACCAGATGGCACATTGGGAAAGGAAACCAAAGTCCAGAAAGACCAAAATAATGGGACACAAGTGGACAGTCTAACCCTGGCCTCCATCAACACTGACTTTGCCTTCAGCCTCTACAAGGAGCTGGCTTTGAAGAATCCAGATAAAAACATCGTCTTCTCCCCGTTCAGCATCTCatttgccttggctgtcctgtccCTGGGAGCAAGCAGCAACACCCTGAAAGAGATTCTGAGAGGTCTCAAGTTCAATCTCACAGAGACCCCTGAGGCAGACATCCAAAGGGGCTTTGGGCACCTCCTCCACATGCTCAGCCAGCCAGGGGACCAGGTGCAGATCAGCACAGGCAGTTCCATATTTGTTGAAAAGCGCCTACCAATCCTGGCAGAGTTCAAGGAGAAGGCAAGGGCCCTGTACCAGGCCGAGGCCTCCTCGACTGACTTCCAGCAGCCTCATGAGGCCAAGAAGCTCATCAATGATTATGTGAGCAAACAGACCCATGGGAAGATCAAGGAACTGATCTCAGACCTGGATGACAGTGCATTAATGGTGTTGGTGAATTACATCTATTTTAAAG GGAAATGGAAGGCGCCCTTTGACCCTGATTTCACATTTGAGTCTAACTTCTACTTGGACAACAAGAGGTCTGTGAAGGTGCCCATGATGAATCATAAGGACCTGACCACACTCTGTTTCCGGGATGAGGAATTGTCGTCCTATGTGGTGGAGCTGAAGTACAGAGGCAATGCCAGCGCCCTGTTCATCCTCCCTGACCAAGGCAGGATGCAGCAGCTGGAAGACAGCTTACAGCCAGAGACCCTGAAGAAATGGAGGGACTCTCTGAGACCCAG GAGGATCAATGAGCTCTACCTGCCCAAGTTCTCCACCTCCACTGACTACAGCCTGGAGGGCATCCTTTCACAGCTGGGCATCAGGGAAGTCTTCTCCACACAGGCTGACCTGTCTGGAATCACAGGAGACAAGGACGTGAGAGTCTCTAAG GTGGTCCACAAGGCTGTGCTGGATGTGGCAGAGACGGGCACAGAGGCAGCTGCCGCCACAGGAGTCTTGAAGTTGGGATCGGCTCTGATTTTGAACCCTCTGAAAATGCATTTCAACAGGCCATTCCTGATGATTATCTCTGACACAAACACTCAGACTCTACTCTTTATGGCCAAAATCACAAATCCCAAGCAAAACTAA